One window from the genome of Parasteatoda tepidariorum isolate YZ-2023 chromosome 8, CAS_Ptep_4.0, whole genome shotgun sequence encodes:
- the LOC122270108 gene encoding zinc finger BED domain-containing protein 5-like translates to MDKWLIKIPTNKSATPSQPSCSASNPTSSKTKKRKYDESYLQYGFTCSSHNNEEQPVCLICKEVLAAESMKPSKLQRHLNTKHATLSKKPIEYFERLLQTSNKEKNTLEKYVTLNDKYLLASYEVSYLIAKTKKPFTIGEQLLLPAAIRMSEIVHGKQYAAEISKIPLSNDTVSKRISDISNDQFQQLLMRLKDSSKFAIQLDESTDISKMAQLLLFVRYIYEGSIHEDILFCRPLEGHTRGKDIYKKVNEFFEKEGLNWKNCVGVCTDGAAAMTGQDLGFTAFVKAGNDHITFTHCMIHREALVVKKIAPELNTVFFDAVKIINFIKSRALNSRLFKNLCIDMDSDYTSLLLHAEVRWLSRGRSLKRLLTLKDEVLIFLTEQNSNLADYFQDNLWLLKLCYLADIFDKINDMNLSMQGVCVNMFMLKNKLEAFVKKILIWKNRVESGSLEMFPFTDEYIISNNISKKDTPITKIIVNHLKDMEVYMHRYFPNDIDTQQWICNPFSIEMEEINFLNLKAQEEFAELTSDTTLRLRFSQVPVHEFWIEIKSEYPLLSEMAMNKLLPFCTTYLCESAFSTLTYIKSKYRSTLINVENLLRSALTQIEPRFNYLCKNKQSHPSH, encoded by the coding sequence ATGGATAAATGGCTAATTAAAATTCCAACTAATAAGTCTGCCACGCCGTCACAACCAAGTTGCAGTGCTTCAAATCCGACTtctagcaaaacaaaaaaaagaaaatatgacgAATCATATTTGCAGTATGGCTTCACATGCTCTTCTCACAACAATGAAGAACAACCAGTGTGCTTAATTTGCAAAGAAGTTTTGGCTGCAGAAAGCATGAAACCGTCAAAACTGCAACGACATTTGAATACTAAACATGCAACGTTATCAAAAAAGCCAATAGAATATTTTGAGCGTCTTTTGCAAAcatcaaataaagaaaagaacacTTTGGAGAAGTATGTTACTTTGAATGATAAATATCTATTGGCATCGTATGAAGTTTCGTATTTGATAGCAAAAACGAAAAAGCCTTTTACTATTGGAGAGCAACTTTTACTACCTGCAGCTATAAGAATGTCTGAAATTGTTCATGGAAAACAGTATGCTGCTGAAATTAGTAAAATTCCATTATCAAATGACACTGTGTCCAAAAGAATTTCAGACATTAGCAATGATCAATTTCAACAGCTTCTTATGAGGCTTAAAGACAGCTCAAAGTTTGCAATACAACTGGACGAGTCGACAGACATTTCAAAAATGGCACAGTTGTTACTTTTTGTAAGATATATTTATGAGGGAAGCATTCATGAAGATATACTGTTTTGTCGTCCTCTGGAAGGTCATACTCGTggaaaagatatatataaaaaagtaaatgagttttttgaaaaagaaggattaaattggaaaaattgtgTTGGTGTGTGCACGGACGGTGCTGCAGCAATGACCGGACAAGATCTTGGTTTTACAGCATTTGTTAAAGCTGGAAATGATCATATTACATTTACACATTGTATGATTCACCGAGAGGCacttgttgttaaaaaaattgcaccagAATTAAACACTGTGTTTTTTGATGCAGTCAAAatcattaactttattaaaagtcgagcacttaatagtcgattgtttaaaaatttgtgcattGATATGGATTCGGATTATACAAGTTTATTGCTACATGCTGAAGTTAGGTGGCTATCAAGAGGTCGAAGTTTGAAAcgattattaactttaaaagatgAAGTTCTTATATTTCTAACAGAGCAAAATTCTAATTTGGCCGattattttcaagataatttaTGGCTTCTCAAGCTATGCTATTTGGcagatatttttgataaaatcaatGATATGAATTTATCAATGCAGGGAGTCTGCGTTAATatgtttatgttaaaaaataaacttgaggcctttgttaaaaaaattcttatatggAAGAACAGAGTGGAAAGTGGATCGCTCGAAATGTTTCCATTTACTGACGAGTATATAATTagtaacaatatttcaaaaaaagatactcctataacaaaaattatagttaatcaTTTGAAGGATATGGAAGTTTACATGCATAGGTATTTTCCCAATGATATCGATACACAACAATGGATTTGCAATccattttcaattgaaatggaagaaattaattttttaaacttaaaagcaCAAGAAGAATTTGCCGAATTAACAAGTGATACTACCTTGCGACTTAGATTTTCTCAAGTGCCTGTGCATGAATTTTGGATAGAAATCAAATCAGAATATCCCCTACTATCGGAAATGGCAATGAACAAATTACTGccattttgtacaacatatttATGTGAATCAGCCTTTTCCACATTAActtacataaaatcaaaataccgTTCAACTTTAATAaacgttgaaaatttattacgaTCTGCACTAACTCAAATTGAGCctagatttaattatttgtgtaaaaataaacaatcacaTCCGTcacattaa